The following proteins are encoded in a genomic region of Polyangiaceae bacterium:
- a CDS encoding Crp/Fnr family transcriptional regulator yields MSDPLFSRFGREFSAGDVLFREGDPGDHMYVIQSGAIRITKNVAGVDRVIAILGPGEFLGELAILNDKPRVATATVVSDARCLVIEAKTLESMVTRSAEIAMRLIKKLAKRIDAADALIELLMHRDPKARIMLALARHADAFGEPTEGGIKIRTSSEELARDVGVEAAVAVEVMTRLRRLRLANEVADGILVADVGRLQDFVEFLEMPHNIGGEG; encoded by the coding sequence ATGTCGGATCCCCTCTTCTCCCGGTTTGGTCGCGAGTTCTCGGCCGGGGACGTGCTGTTTCGCGAGGGCGATCCTGGCGATCACATGTACGTCATTCAAAGCGGCGCCATTCGAATCACGAAGAACGTTGCCGGTGTCGATCGAGTCATCGCTATTCTCGGGCCCGGTGAATTTCTCGGTGAGCTGGCGATCTTGAATGACAAACCACGCGTCGCTACGGCTACGGTCGTGTCCGATGCAAGGTGTCTCGTCATCGAAGCCAAGACGCTCGAGTCGATGGTGACGCGCAGCGCAGAGATCGCGATGCGCCTCATCAAGAAGCTCGCCAAGCGCATCGATGCGGCCGACGCGCTCATCGAATTGCTCATGCATCGCGATCCGAAGGCTCGCATCATGCTTGCGCTTGCGCGTCACGCCGATGCGTTTGGAGAGCCAACCGAAGGTGGGATCAAGATTCGTACGAGCTCGGAGGAGCTTGCCCGCGATGTTGGCGTCGAAGCTGCTGTGGCGGTCGAAGTGATGACTCGTCTGCGCAGGCTACGTCTTGCGAACGAAGTAGCCGACGGCATCCTCGTTGCCGATGTGGGGCGACTGCAGGACTTCGTCGAATTTCTTGAAATGCCGCATAACATCGGCGGGGAAGGCTGA